In the genome of Osmerus mordax isolate fOsmMor3 chromosome 15, fOsmMor3.pri, whole genome shotgun sequence, one region contains:
- the nsun6 gene encoding tRNA (cytosine(72)-C(5))-methyltransferase NSUN6 isoform X1: protein MSVFPPIALKPKVYDYMKNTFMNAELLAAVGLEAAEERFQRLLSCLSHPPAFTCVRASTHLAPLEEIRHRLGEELRKQRCGQHMCGSEDEEVTILSHPHIPDVLLLPVIGPRSVKQLGSEVVVGALCGSAVLRGAHVFAPGILATPKFMKAGDTVSVFSDLEGKCTRGSKNFQGKRVFLGNGLAGLDRSSIFCTNEPVKGLGIQMVEPLYQSPSFDGVLPSLVFLQNLPSVVVGHVLGPRPGERILDMCAAPGGKTCHIAALMGGQGEVVALDKIRSKVERIRQNAKTLHLDCIRAHCFNSVQAVSGDPARETEGPPFPPESFDRVLLDAPCSGLGQRPSMACSWGLKEVCSYQPLQRKLFHTAVQLLRRGGVLVYSTCTVTLAENEEQVAWALKTFPCLTLQPQVIGWKHTHTHIYTDACTHFDFDVSQEPHIGAEGMMGAGLSPDQRRLLQRFSPELSWAGPPPVALPSRADTDTIGFFIAKFQKS from the exons ATGTCTGTCTTCCCACCAATTGCTCTGAAGCCCAAAGTGTATGATTACATGAAGAATACATTCATGAATGCAGAG CTGTTGGCTGCAGTGGGCCTTGAGGCGGCTGAGGAGAGGTTCCAGAGGCTACTATCTTGCCTGTCCCACCCGCCTGCCTTCACCTGTGTGCGGGCCAGCACTCACCTGGCCCCCCTGGAGGAGATCCGTCACCGCCTGGGGGAAGAGCTCAGAAAG CAGCGTTGTGGGCAGCACATGTGTGGTTCTGAGGATGAAGAGGTTACTATCCTCTCCCATCCACACATTCCAGATGTGCTGCTTCTTCCTGTCATCGGCCCAAG GTCTGTGAAACAGCTTGGCTCCGAGGTGGTGGTCGGGGCCCTGTGCGGCAGCGCCGTGCTCAGGGGAGCCCACGTCTTCGCCCCCGGGATCCTCGCCACACCCAAGT TCATGAAGGCTGGagacactgtgtctgtgttctctgaCCTGGAGGGGAAGTGCACGCGCGGGTCCAAGAacttccaggggaagagagtgTTTCTGGGAAACGGGCTTGCCGGATTGGACCGCTCCTCCATCTTCTGCACAAATGAACCAGTCAA GGGTCTTGGTATTCAGATGGTTGAGCCCCTGTACCAGAGCCCCTCGTTTGATGGTGTGCTCCCCAGCCTGGTCTTTCTGCAG AACCTCCCGTCTGTGGTGGTGGGTCATGTGCTGGGGCCCCGACCCGGAGAACGTATCCTGGACATGTGTGCTGCTCCAGGGGGCAAGACCTGCCACATAGCTGCCCTCATGGGGGGTCAG GGAGAGGTAGTGGCGCTGGACAAGATCCGATCCAAGGTGGAGCGCATCCGTCAGAACGCCAAGACCCTGCATCTGGACTGCATCAGAGCTCACTGCTTCAACAGCGTCCAGGCTGTGAGCGGTGACCCTGCCCGGGAAACCGAAG GGCCGCCGTTTCCCCCGGAGAGTTTTGACCGGGTTCTGCTGGACGCCCCCTGTAGCGGGCTGGGCCAGAGGCCCAGCATGGCCTGCAGCTGGGGCCTCAAGGAGGTCTGCTCCTACCAGCCTCTGCAGCGCAAGCTTTTCCACACG GCCGTGCAgctgctgaggagaggaggggtgctgGTGTACAGCACCTGCACTGTGACCCTGGCAGAGAACGAGGAGCAAGTCGCCTGGGCTCTGAAGACCTTCCCCTGCCTCACACTACAGCCTCAGGTAAtaggctggaaacacacacacacacacatatacacagacgcATGCACTCATTTTGACTTTGACGTTTCTCAGGAGCCTCACATCGGAGCAGAGGGCATGATGGGAGCTGGCCTGTCACCTGACCAGCGACGTCTCCTCCAGAGGTTCAGTCCAGAGCTGAGCTGGGCCGGGCCCCCTCCCGTGGCCCTCCCAAGCCGAGCCGACACAGACACGATCGGCTTCTTCATCGCCAAGTTCCAGAAGAGCTGA
- the nsun6 gene encoding tRNA (cytosine(72)-C(5))-methyltransferase NSUN6 isoform X4, whose product MSVFPPIALKPKVYDYMKNTFMNAELLAAVGLEAAEERFQRLLSCLSHPPAFTCVRASTHLAPLEEIRHRLGEELRKQRCGQHMCGSEDEEVTILSHPHIPDVLLLPVIGPRSVKQLGSEVVVGALCGSAVLRGAHVFAPGILATPKFMKAGDTVSVFSDLEGKCTRGSKNFQGKRVFLGNGLAGLDRSSIFCTNEPVKGLGIQMVEPLYQSPSFDGVLPSLVFLQNLPSVVVGHVLGPRPGERILDMCAAPGGKTCHIAALMGGQGEVVALDKIRSKVERIRQNAKTLHLDCIRAHCFNSVQAVSGDPARETEGRAAAEERRGAGVQHLHCDPGRERGASRLGSEDLPLPHTTASGASHRSRGHDGSWPVT is encoded by the exons ATGTCTGTCTTCCCACCAATTGCTCTGAAGCCCAAAGTGTATGATTACATGAAGAATACATTCATGAATGCAGAG CTGTTGGCTGCAGTGGGCCTTGAGGCGGCTGAGGAGAGGTTCCAGAGGCTACTATCTTGCCTGTCCCACCCGCCTGCCTTCACCTGTGTGCGGGCCAGCACTCACCTGGCCCCCCTGGAGGAGATCCGTCACCGCCTGGGGGAAGAGCTCAGAAAG CAGCGTTGTGGGCAGCACATGTGTGGTTCTGAGGATGAAGAGGTTACTATCCTCTCCCATCCACACATTCCAGATGTGCTGCTTCTTCCTGTCATCGGCCCAAG GTCTGTGAAACAGCTTGGCTCCGAGGTGGTGGTCGGGGCCCTGTGCGGCAGCGCCGTGCTCAGGGGAGCCCACGTCTTCGCCCCCGGGATCCTCGCCACACCCAAGT TCATGAAGGCTGGagacactgtgtctgtgttctctgaCCTGGAGGGGAAGTGCACGCGCGGGTCCAAGAacttccaggggaagagagtgTTTCTGGGAAACGGGCTTGCCGGATTGGACCGCTCCTCCATCTTCTGCACAAATGAACCAGTCAA GGGTCTTGGTATTCAGATGGTTGAGCCCCTGTACCAGAGCCCCTCGTTTGATGGTGTGCTCCCCAGCCTGGTCTTTCTGCAG AACCTCCCGTCTGTGGTGGTGGGTCATGTGCTGGGGCCCCGACCCGGAGAACGTATCCTGGACATGTGTGCTGCTCCAGGGGGCAAGACCTGCCACATAGCTGCCCTCATGGGGGGTCAG GGAGAGGTAGTGGCGCTGGACAAGATCCGATCCAAGGTGGAGCGCATCCGTCAGAACGCCAAGACCCTGCATCTGGACTGCATCAGAGCTCACTGCTTCAACAGCGTCCAGGCTGTGAGCGGTGACCCTGCCCGGGAAACCGAAG GCCGTGCAgctgctgaggagaggaggggtgctgGTGTACAGCACCTGCACTGTGACCCTGGCAGAGAACGAGGAGCAAGTCGCCTGGGCTCTGAAGACCTTCCCCTGCCTCACACTACAGCCTCAG GAGCCTCACATCGGAGCAGAGGGCATGATGGGAGCTGGCCTGTCACCTGA
- the LOC136957833 gene encoding serine/threonine-protein kinase pim-1-like yields the protein MLELHGGYISDPYWSTSQYLHLPQNLQLLGCSSAPKPQIRRNPPRRASFTSLYTVGDLLGEGGYGAVYEGKRKEDSQKVAIKFVPKHTMDCYLKLPGTSSSLPVEVALMQMVSEPPTCEYVLKLIEWFEQPNKFILILERPDPCMDLFDYTEQLGGRMDEGLAREIMQQVVVAVLHCRDRGVLHRDIKVENLLLKTDTLKVKLIDFGCGDLLKDKVYKEFAGTAEFYPPEWVLDGSYQGRKATIWSLGVLLFNLVCGKLPFKKEDDIVAGRLYFRQGLSKSSRDLIRWCLTPNPTDRPDLEQILQHDWFSEV from the exons ATGTTAGAACTCCATGGCGGTTACATTTCAGACCCATATTGGTCTACCAGTCAATACCTACACCTCCCACAAAATCTTCAACTCCTG GGATGTTCCTCAGCCCCAAAGCCTCAGATCCGACGGAATCCACCACGTAGAG CCAGTTTCACATCTCTCTACACTGTGGGGGActtgctgggagagggagggtatgGAGCTGTCTATGAGGGAAAACGTAAAGAAGACAGCCAAAAG GTGGCCATTAAGTTTGTCCCGAAGCACACAATGGACTGCTATCTAAAACTC CCTGGAACATCTAGCAGCCTGCCTGTGGAAGTGGCCCTCATGCAGATGGTGAGTGAGCCTCCCACCTGTGAGTATGTTCTGAAGCTGATTGAGTGGTTCGAGCAGCCCAATAAGTTCATCCTGATCCTGGAGAGACCGGATCCGTGCATGGACCTGTTCGACTACACAGAGCAGCTGGGGGGCAGGATGGACGAGGGCCTGGCGAGGGAGATCATGCAGCAGGTGGTTGTGGCTGTGCTGCACTGCCGTGACCGAGGCGTCCTGCACAGGGACATCAAGGTTGAGAATCTACTGTTGAAGACCGACACCCTGAAGGTGAAGCTCATTGACTTTGGCTGTGGAGATCTGCTGAAGGACAAAGTCTACAAGGAATTTGCTG GCACTGCAGAGTTCTACCCACCAGAGTGGGTGCTGGATGGGAGCTACCAGGGTCGCAAGGCCACTATCTGGTCCCTGGGAGTACTGCTGTTTAACCTGGTCTGTGGAAAGCTGCCCTTTAAGAAGGAGGATGATATTGTGGCTGGACGCCTGTATTTCAGACAAGGGCTTTCCAAAT CAAGCAGGGATCTGATTCGCTGGTGCTTGACACCGAACCCAACTGACAGACCAGACCTGGAGCAAATACTTCAACATGACTGGTTTTCAGAAGTTTAG
- the nsun6 gene encoding tRNA (cytosine(72)-C(5))-methyltransferase NSUN6 isoform X2, whose translation MSVFPPIALKPKVYDYMKNTFMNAELLAAVGLEAAEERFQRLLSCLSHPPAFTCVRASTHLAPLEEIRHRLGEELRKQRCGQHMCGSEDEEVTILSHPHIPDVLLLPVIGPRSVKQLGSEVVVGALCGSAVLRGAHVFAPGILATPKFMKAGDTVSVFSDLEGKCTRGSKNFQGKRVFLGNGLAGLDRSSIFCTNEPVKGLGIQMVEPLYQSPSFDGVLPSLVFLQNLPSVVVGHVLGPRPGERILDMCAAPGGKTCHIAALMGGQGEVVALDKIRSKVERIRQNAKTLHLDCIRAHCFNSVQAVSGDPARETEGPPFPPESFDRVLLDAPCSGLGQRPSMACSWGLKEVCSYQPLQRKLFHTAVQLLRRGGVLVYSTCTVTLAENEEQVAWALKTFPCLTLQPQEPHIGAEGMMGAGLSPDQRRLLQRFSPELSWAGPPPVALPSRADTDTIGFFIAKFQKS comes from the exons ATGTCTGTCTTCCCACCAATTGCTCTGAAGCCCAAAGTGTATGATTACATGAAGAATACATTCATGAATGCAGAG CTGTTGGCTGCAGTGGGCCTTGAGGCGGCTGAGGAGAGGTTCCAGAGGCTACTATCTTGCCTGTCCCACCCGCCTGCCTTCACCTGTGTGCGGGCCAGCACTCACCTGGCCCCCCTGGAGGAGATCCGTCACCGCCTGGGGGAAGAGCTCAGAAAG CAGCGTTGTGGGCAGCACATGTGTGGTTCTGAGGATGAAGAGGTTACTATCCTCTCCCATCCACACATTCCAGATGTGCTGCTTCTTCCTGTCATCGGCCCAAG GTCTGTGAAACAGCTTGGCTCCGAGGTGGTGGTCGGGGCCCTGTGCGGCAGCGCCGTGCTCAGGGGAGCCCACGTCTTCGCCCCCGGGATCCTCGCCACACCCAAGT TCATGAAGGCTGGagacactgtgtctgtgttctctgaCCTGGAGGGGAAGTGCACGCGCGGGTCCAAGAacttccaggggaagagagtgTTTCTGGGAAACGGGCTTGCCGGATTGGACCGCTCCTCCATCTTCTGCACAAATGAACCAGTCAA GGGTCTTGGTATTCAGATGGTTGAGCCCCTGTACCAGAGCCCCTCGTTTGATGGTGTGCTCCCCAGCCTGGTCTTTCTGCAG AACCTCCCGTCTGTGGTGGTGGGTCATGTGCTGGGGCCCCGACCCGGAGAACGTATCCTGGACATGTGTGCTGCTCCAGGGGGCAAGACCTGCCACATAGCTGCCCTCATGGGGGGTCAG GGAGAGGTAGTGGCGCTGGACAAGATCCGATCCAAGGTGGAGCGCATCCGTCAGAACGCCAAGACCCTGCATCTGGACTGCATCAGAGCTCACTGCTTCAACAGCGTCCAGGCTGTGAGCGGTGACCCTGCCCGGGAAACCGAAG GGCCGCCGTTTCCCCCGGAGAGTTTTGACCGGGTTCTGCTGGACGCCCCCTGTAGCGGGCTGGGCCAGAGGCCCAGCATGGCCTGCAGCTGGGGCCTCAAGGAGGTCTGCTCCTACCAGCCTCTGCAGCGCAAGCTTTTCCACACG GCCGTGCAgctgctgaggagaggaggggtgctgGTGTACAGCACCTGCACTGTGACCCTGGCAGAGAACGAGGAGCAAGTCGCCTGGGCTCTGAAGACCTTCCCCTGCCTCACACTACAGCCTCAG GAGCCTCACATCGGAGCAGAGGGCATGATGGGAGCTGGCCTGTCACCTGACCAGCGACGTCTCCTCCAGAGGTTCAGTCCAGAGCTGAGCTGGGCCGGGCCCCCTCCCGTGGCCCTCCCAAGCCGAGCCGACACAGACACGATCGGCTTCTTCATCGCCAAGTTCCAGAAGAGCTGA
- the arl8 gene encoding ADP-ribosylation factor-like 8, translated as MGLIFAKLWSFFCNQEHKVIIVGLDNAGKTTILYQFLMNEVVHTSPTIGSNVEEIVVKNTHFLMWDIGGQESLRSSWNTYYSNTEFIILVVDSTDRERLVISKEELYRMLAHEDLRKAAVLIFANKQDMKDCMSAAEISKYLTLSSIKDHPWHIQSCCALTGEGLCQGLEWMTSRAGLR; from the exons ATGGGTCTCATATTTGCCAAACTGTGGAGTTTCTTCTGCAATCAAG AACACAAGGTCATAATTGTTGGGCTGGACAATGCTGGAAAGACCACAATACTGTACCAGTT TCTGATGAACGAGGTGGTTCACACGTCACCCACCATCGGCAGCAACGTGGAGGAGATAGTGGTGAAGAACACCCACTTTCTCATGTGGGATATCGGAGGCCAGGAGTCTCTCAGGTCCTCCTGGAACACCTACTATTCCAACACTGAG TTCATCATATTGGTGGTGGACAGtacggacagagagaggctggtcaTCTCCAAAGAAGAGCTCTACCGGATGCTGGCTCACGAG GACCTGCGGAAGGCAGCTGTGTTGATTTTTGCCAACAAGCAGGATATGAAGGACTGTATGTCTGCAGCAGAGATCTCCAAATACCTCACCCTCAGCTCCATCAAAGACCACCCCTGGCACATCCAGTCGTGCTGCGCACTcacaggagaggg cttgtGTCAGGGGCTGGAGTGGATGACCTCGAGGGCGGGACTTAGATAG
- the nsun6 gene encoding tRNA (cytosine(72)-C(5))-methyltransferase NSUN6 isoform X3 has product MSVFPPIALKPKVYDYMKNTFMNAELLAAVGLEAAEERFQRLLSCLSHPPAFTCVRASTHLAPLEEIRHRLGEELRKQRCGQHMCGSEDEEVTILSHPHIPDVLLLPVIGPRSVKQLGSEVVVGALCGSAVLRGAHVFAPGILATPKFMKAGDTVSVFSDLEGKCTRGSKNFQGKRVFLGNGLAGLDRSSIFCTNEPVKGLGIQMVEPLYQSPSFDGVLPSLVFLQNLPSVVVGHVLGPRPGERILDMCAAPGGKTCHIAALMGGQGEVVALDKIRSKVERIRQNAKTLHLDCIRAHCFNSVQAVSGDPARETEGRAAAEERRGAGVQHLHCDPGRERGASRLGSEDLPLPHTTASGNRLETHTHTHIHRRMHSF; this is encoded by the exons ATGTCTGTCTTCCCACCAATTGCTCTGAAGCCCAAAGTGTATGATTACATGAAGAATACATTCATGAATGCAGAG CTGTTGGCTGCAGTGGGCCTTGAGGCGGCTGAGGAGAGGTTCCAGAGGCTACTATCTTGCCTGTCCCACCCGCCTGCCTTCACCTGTGTGCGGGCCAGCACTCACCTGGCCCCCCTGGAGGAGATCCGTCACCGCCTGGGGGAAGAGCTCAGAAAG CAGCGTTGTGGGCAGCACATGTGTGGTTCTGAGGATGAAGAGGTTACTATCCTCTCCCATCCACACATTCCAGATGTGCTGCTTCTTCCTGTCATCGGCCCAAG GTCTGTGAAACAGCTTGGCTCCGAGGTGGTGGTCGGGGCCCTGTGCGGCAGCGCCGTGCTCAGGGGAGCCCACGTCTTCGCCCCCGGGATCCTCGCCACACCCAAGT TCATGAAGGCTGGagacactgtgtctgtgttctctgaCCTGGAGGGGAAGTGCACGCGCGGGTCCAAGAacttccaggggaagagagtgTTTCTGGGAAACGGGCTTGCCGGATTGGACCGCTCCTCCATCTTCTGCACAAATGAACCAGTCAA GGGTCTTGGTATTCAGATGGTTGAGCCCCTGTACCAGAGCCCCTCGTTTGATGGTGTGCTCCCCAGCCTGGTCTTTCTGCAG AACCTCCCGTCTGTGGTGGTGGGTCATGTGCTGGGGCCCCGACCCGGAGAACGTATCCTGGACATGTGTGCTGCTCCAGGGGGCAAGACCTGCCACATAGCTGCCCTCATGGGGGGTCAG GGAGAGGTAGTGGCGCTGGACAAGATCCGATCCAAGGTGGAGCGCATCCGTCAGAACGCCAAGACCCTGCATCTGGACTGCATCAGAGCTCACTGCTTCAACAGCGTCCAGGCTGTGAGCGGTGACCCTGCCCGGGAAACCGAAG GCCGTGCAgctgctgaggagaggaggggtgctgGTGTACAGCACCTGCACTGTGACCCTGGCAGAGAACGAGGAGCAAGTCGCCTGGGCTCTGAAGACCTTCCCCTGCCTCACACTACAGCCTCAGGTAAtaggctggaaacacacacacacacacatatacacagacgcATGCACTCATTTTGA